The following proteins come from a genomic window of Gynuella sunshinyii YC6258:
- a CDS encoding YitT family protein has product MQIFHRWLSIVEGCFLVALGIHLLSVGGLLISGTAGLSLILIQITPLSFGLLFFTINLPFYIFSYLQMGLGFTLRTFVSVSLLTLLSELMRRFVHIEIDQVAIVAILGGLLIGFGLILLFRHQSSLGGFNVMVLYIEKRFGVHAGKTTLALDILIMILALVLIDVDKVAWSLLAFFTMASVVGRYHRPPVWAKPYPAQISDQLEQAEAALVTKAKSQQTG; this is encoded by the coding sequence ATGCAAATATTTCATCGTTGGCTTTCCATTGTGGAAGGCTGTTTTCTGGTTGCCCTGGGCATTCATCTGCTCAGTGTCGGAGGGTTGCTGATCAGCGGAACAGCCGGCCTCAGTCTGATTCTGATTCAGATTACCCCCCTTTCCTTCGGTTTATTGTTTTTTACCATCAACCTTCCCTTTTATATCTTTTCCTATCTGCAAATGGGGCTGGGCTTTACCCTCAGAACCTTTGTCAGTGTGTCACTGCTGACGTTGTTGAGTGAACTGATGCGACGATTTGTTCATATTGAGATTGATCAGGTTGCCATCGTGGCAATTTTGGGGGGGTTGCTGATTGGTTTTGGGTTGATTCTGTTGTTCCGTCATCAGTCATCACTGGGGGGATTCAACGTCATGGTGCTGTATATTGAAAAACGCTTTGGTGTCCATGCTGGCAAAACCACGTTGGCGTTGGATATTCTGATAATGATACTGGCGTTGGTTTTGATTGATGTGGATAAAGTGGCCTGGTCACTACTGGCGTTTTTCACGATGGCTTCAGTGGTAGGTCGCTATCACCGTCCTCCTGTCTGGGCCAAGCCTTACCCCGCGCAAATCAGTGATCAATTGGAGCAGGCAGAAGCAGCACTGGTGACTAAAGCAAAGAGCCAGCAGACTGGCTGA
- a CDS encoding calcium-binding protein — MQNKSLDQQTLSTIDGTNGADHLSGTDGDDTLNGKYGNDFLDGGEGNDLLDGGSGDDILNGGAGQDTLKGGAGNDTLNGGTGDGDILEGGQGNDTYQFNLGDGNTTINNYDTDIDHYDVLQFLEGVSVDDVAVRRDDDNLLLTIISTGEVITVSHYFDNSDEYLISAFRFADGTEWDRGTILSMSMQGSEADDTLYGDNSGNVISGQAGNDVIYGNNGHDQLSGNEGDDTVYGGYGNDTLEGGEGDDILHGDSGDDTLTGGTGQDKLYGGDGYDTLRGGSGDGDYLEGGQGNDTYQFGLGDGNTTINNYDTTVDHTDVLQMLEGINPEDVTVRRDDDHLLLILSSGEIITVSHYFDESSAYVLSVEFADNTLWDFDTIQQMSMQGTDGDDILIGSIHNDSISGQAGDDIIFGNIGHDHLYGNEGDDTLYGNSGRDTLEGGEGDDTLFGGRNDDVLLGGDGQDYLSGDDGNDILRGGAGDGDILVGGQGNDTYQFAIGDGNTTINNQDSTVGHHDVLQFLEGVEADNVFARRDGDNLVLTIISTGEVITVTSYFDASQEFILDEIIFADGTTWDIPTIEQLVIQGTSGDDILIGYDSDDNLDGLEGDDTLYGNGGDDTLTGGAGNDILIGGAGQDTLEGGSGDDILRGGAGDGDILTGGLGNDTYQYHIGDGNITINNEDAGEGHSDTLQFLSGVSADDVEVHREGNNLYLTIVSTGAVITINNYFDTDNTYVINSIVFDNGTVWDVTTIQLMSMQATPDDDILLGFESDDVIHGGGGNDTIFGNNGNDTLYGDEGDDILDGGAGQDSLYGGIGNDILIGGEYLEGGLGNDTYRISLDDGNVIINNYDTDVEHIDIIQFLDGISPDNVTVYREGDNLYLTIVSTGAVITINNYFNTNNAYVINSIEFSDGTVWDIDAIHILSMQGTDGDDNLQGFETDDTISGQGGNDTIHGYDGNDTIFGNDGDDILYGDAGNDILIGGAGNDRLYGGTGNDTLNGGSYLEGGLGNDIYQISINDGDVIINNYDTTINHVDVIQFMEGVTPDDVTVYREGDNLYLTIISTGAVITINNYFNTDNTYVINSIEFSDGTVWDIDQIQILSMRGTNGDDNLVGFDSDDEISGLGGNDIIHGGAGNDSLYGNSGDDNLYGDDGDDFLHGGEGLDHLYGGTGNDILRGGAGDGDVLEGGLGNDTYQFAIGDGDIIINNYDTNINHTDIIQFLDGISPDDVDVYREGNNLYLTIISTGAVITVNNYFDTSNAYVIHHIEFSDGTVWSINDVRLMSMEGTDGDDTILGFETDDSISGLGGDDTIHGNDGNDNIEGNDGDDTIYGGNGADTLSGGDGQDILYGEAGNDILMGGDGQDDLYGGDGNDVLRGQGGNGDLLVGGLGNDTYQFGLGDGHTTINNYDTTTGHTDTLQFLDGISPDDVVVLREDDNLYLTIISTGEVITINNYFNTNNAYVLTSITFSDGTIWSLDDIKLLSIKGTSGSDELTGFETDDAIDGLGGNDVIYGGDGNDTLTGGQGNDVIYGENGNDTIDGGSDQDELHGGAGNDIISGGSGQDKLYGEAGNDTLRGGEGHDDYLEGGLGNDTYLYGINDGDTTINNYDTTVGHTDVLTFLEGIDPADVTVKREGNNLYLTITSTGAVITVSNYFHTNNYYVLSNIEFADGTVWDIATVQQMSLAGTEEADTILGFDTDDTIDGLSGDDNIQAGAGNDTITGGSGNDTLYGQDGNDLLEGGADQDILYGDAGNDTLRGGDGQDQLYGGAGNDILHGGSGHDDYLEGGLGDDIYQFALGDGDTTINNYDTTNGHNDVLQFLDGINPDDVTVSRVDNHLYLTIAGTGEVITVSNFFETSDRYTLSIEFANGSEWDVAAIKSLSMKGTQDADTIIGFDTDDLISGLGGNDTIYGRGGNDTIYGNDGNDILYGEQGNDILDGGDDQDILNGGDGNDILYGGDGQDELYGGAGNDTLDGGTGHDDYLEGGQGDDTYIFEFGDGNTTINNYDTTVGHSDVLQFQEGIAANDVSVTRDGNNLLLTIAGSGELITVSNYFVTNNRYVLSVEFTDGSSWDVATIQRLSMQTTEAADNVLGFDTDDVISGLGGNDIINGGAGNDTLSGDDGNDTIDGGDGNDIINGGADQDILNGGNGNDTLNGGVGQDKLYGGAGNDVIRGGTGHNDYLEGGSGDDTYQFGTGDGNTTINNYDTGVGHNDVLEFLDGISPEDVTVTRDGNNLYLTIAGTEEVITVSNYFATNNYYVLSAIKFADGTSWNVETVQQMSLLQATEDADTLLGFDSDDTIVGLGGNDNIQGGSGNDTLSGDAGNDTLYGQDGNDTIYGGEDQDTLYGGNGNDTLFGDGGQDKLYGQAGNDILRGGSGHDDYLQGDAGNDVYQFDSGDGNTTINNYDTSNSNDTLQFLEGVDADDITLGRNGDNLTLTIGSTGEIVTVSNYFAYGNYTLQNIVFADGTSWDLRQVQVLSMQGTDLGDTITGFGTDDSIAGLDGNDIINAGNGNDTINGNNGNDTLHGNAGNDTIYGDSGRDTLYGDQGNDALYGGSGKDALYGGDGNDTLRGEGGNGDYLSGGDGNDTYLFGLGDGDTTINNYDYIASSNHYSDTLQFLEGISTEDVSLSRSGNNLLITLTTTGETITIQNHFTYTSSSWDTRRYRLDNIRFDDGTTWNATTLDRLGPTTLATATDTTTVETDTSTLATRQVDQLINAMATYNIAEGAGNVILQDEQEALKPMLVANWQ; from the coding sequence ATGCAAAATAAATCACTGGATCAGCAAACCCTCAGCACGATTGATGGTACCAATGGTGCCGATCATCTTAGCGGTACCGATGGTGACGATACCCTGAACGGAAAATATGGAAACGATTTTCTTGACGGTGGAGAGGGTAATGACCTGTTGGATGGTGGCAGCGGCGATGACATCCTCAATGGCGGAGCCGGTCAGGATACCCTGAAAGGCGGTGCTGGTAACGATACTCTGAATGGCGGTACCGGTGATGGAGACATCCTCGAAGGCGGTCAGGGCAATGATACCTATCAGTTCAACCTGGGGGATGGCAATACCACGATCAACAACTACGACACAGATATAGATCACTACGATGTTCTGCAGTTTCTGGAAGGAGTCAGTGTTGATGATGTTGCCGTCAGGCGCGATGACGACAATCTGCTGCTGACCATTATCAGTACTGGTGAAGTCATTACTGTCAGTCATTATTTCGATAACAGCGATGAATACCTGATCAGTGCATTTCGGTTTGCCGATGGCACTGAATGGGATCGTGGCACCATCCTGTCCATGTCCATGCAGGGCAGCGAGGCTGATGACACCCTGTACGGTGATAATTCCGGCAATGTGATTTCCGGTCAGGCCGGCAACGATGTCATTTACGGCAATAACGGTCACGACCAGTTATCCGGTAACGAAGGTGACGACACTGTTTACGGCGGCTATGGTAACGACACCCTGGAGGGTGGCGAGGGTGATGATATTCTGCATGGCGACAGCGGTGACGACACCCTGACCGGCGGAACTGGTCAGGATAAACTGTACGGTGGCGATGGTTATGACACGCTGCGTGGCGGCAGCGGTGATGGCGACTACCTGGAAGGCGGCCAGGGTAACGATACTTATCAATTTGGCCTTGGTGACGGCAACACCACCATCAACAATTATGACACCACGGTTGACCATACAGATGTACTGCAAATGCTGGAAGGGATTAACCCTGAAGATGTTACTGTCAGACGCGATGATGATCATTTATTACTGATATTAAGTAGCGGTGAGATCATAACGGTCAGCCACTATTTTGATGAAAGTTCTGCTTATGTTTTAAGTGTCGAGTTTGCAGACAATACGCTCTGGGATTTCGATACCATTCAGCAAATGTCCATGCAGGGTACCGACGGTGACGACATCCTGATCGGTTCTATCCATAATGACAGCATCTCAGGTCAGGCCGGCGACGATATTATCTTCGGAAATATCGGTCATGATCATCTGTATGGTAATGAAGGCGACGATACCTTATACGGCAACAGCGGTCGCGATACTCTGGAAGGCGGAGAAGGGGACGACACCCTTTTCGGTGGCAGGAACGATGACGTACTGCTAGGTGGTGATGGTCAGGATTACCTCAGTGGTGATGATGGTAACGATATTCTGCGCGGTGGTGCCGGCGATGGTGACATATTGGTGGGTGGCCAGGGCAACGATACTTACCAGTTTGCCATCGGCGATGGCAACACCACCATCAATAACCAGGACAGCACTGTCGGTCATCACGATGTTCTGCAATTTCTGGAAGGGGTTGAGGCCGACAACGTATTTGCCCGCCGCGATGGTGATAATCTGGTTCTGACCATCATCAGTACTGGAGAAGTCATTACCGTTACCAGCTATTTTGACGCCAGTCAGGAATTTATACTTGATGAAATCATCTTCGCCGACGGGACAACCTGGGATATTCCCACCATTGAACAGCTGGTGATTCAGGGAACCAGTGGCGATGACATACTCATCGGTTATGACAGCGATGATAATCTCGATGGTCTTGAAGGAGATGACACTCTCTACGGTAACGGTGGTGACGATACTCTGACTGGCGGTGCTGGTAACGACATACTGATCGGTGGTGCCGGCCAGGATACTCTGGAAGGTGGTAGCGGTGACGACATTCTGCGTGGTGGAGCCGGAGACGGCGATATCCTGACCGGTGGTCTGGGTAACGATACCTATCAATACCATATCGGTGACGGCAATATCACCATCAACAATGAAGATGCCGGTGAAGGTCACTCTGATACGTTGCAGTTTCTCTCCGGTGTATCTGCAGACGATGTCGAAGTACATCGTGAGGGTAATAACCTGTATTTGACGATAGTCAGTACCGGTGCAGTGATTACCATCAACAACTATTTTGATACCGATAATACTTACGTTATCAATAGTATCGTCTTCGATAACGGTACTGTGTGGGATGTTACAACGATCCAGTTAATGTCGATGCAGGCCACCCCTGACGACGACATCCTGCTCGGCTTTGAAAGCGATGATGTGATTCATGGCGGTGGCGGCAACGATACCATCTTTGGCAACAACGGCAACGATACACTTTACGGTGACGAAGGCGATGACATTCTCGATGGTGGTGCCGGTCAGGATAGTCTCTATGGCGGCATCGGCAATGATATTCTGATCGGTGGGGAATATCTCGAAGGGGGTCTTGGTAATGATACTTACCGGATTTCCCTGGATGACGGCAATGTCATTATCAACAACTACGATACCGACGTCGAACATATCGATATCATTCAGTTTCTTGATGGTATCTCTCCTGACAATGTTACGGTTTACCGTGAAGGGGACAACCTGTATCTGACGATTGTCAGTACCGGTGCGGTTATCACCATCAATAATTATTTCAATACCAACAACGCTTATGTCATCAACAGTATTGAATTTTCCGATGGTACTGTCTGGGATATTGATGCCATTCATATTTTGTCCATGCAGGGTACCGATGGTGATGACAACCTGCAGGGCTTTGAAACCGACGATACCATTTCCGGACAGGGCGGAAACGACACCATTCATGGTTATGATGGCAATGATACAATTTTCGGTAATGACGGCGACGATATTTTATACGGCGATGCCGGCAACGACATTCTGATCGGCGGCGCCGGTAACGACAGACTGTACGGTGGTACTGGCAACGATACTCTCAACGGTGGTTCATATCTTGAGGGTGGATTGGGTAATGATATTTACCAGATTTCCATCAACGATGGCGATGTCATCATTAATAACTATGACACCACCATTAACCATGTCGACGTCATCCAGTTTATGGAAGGTGTCACCCCCGATGATGTTACGGTATATCGTGAAGGTGATAACCTCTATTTGACGATTATCAGTACCGGGGCAGTCATTACCATCAACAACTATTTCAATACTGACAATACCTATGTCATTAACAGTATTGAATTTTCAGATGGCACGGTCTGGGACATCGACCAGATTCAGATACTGTCCATGCGCGGAACCAATGGTGACGACAACCTGGTGGGTTTCGATTCTGACGATGAAATCTCAGGTCTTGGCGGAAACGACATCATTCATGGCGGTGCCGGAAATGACTCTCTCTACGGTAACAGTGGCGACGACAATCTCTATGGTGATGACGGCGACGATTTCCTACATGGTGGTGAAGGTCTTGATCATCTCTATGGTGGCACAGGTAACGATATATTACGGGGTGGTGCCGGTGATGGAGATGTACTGGAAGGCGGCCTGGGTAATGATACCTATCAGTTTGCCATCGGTGATGGCGACATTATCATCAATAACTACGATACCAACATCAACCATACCGATATCATTCAATTTCTCGATGGCATCAGCCCCGATGACGTTGATGTATATCGTGAAGGTAACAATCTCTATCTGACGATTATCAGCACCGGAGCCGTTATTACCGTCAATAATTATTTTGACACCAGTAACGCTTATGTCATTCACCACATCGAATTTTCTGACGGAACCGTATGGAGCATCAATGATGTTCGCCTCATGTCCATGGAGGGTACCGATGGTGATGACACCATTCTGGGCTTCGAAACAGATGACAGCATTTCCGGTCTTGGTGGTGATGACACCATCCATGGTAATGATGGCAACGACAACATCGAAGGCAATGACGGTGACGATACCATCTACGGCGGTAATGGTGCCGATACACTCAGTGGTGGCGATGGTCAGGATATCCTCTATGGTGAGGCAGGCAACGACATTCTTATGGGAGGTGATGGTCAGGACGACCTCTACGGTGGTGACGGTAACGATGTCCTGCGTGGTCAGGGTGGTAATGGTGACCTGCTGGTAGGTGGACTGGGGAACGACACTTACCAGTTTGGACTCGGTGATGGCCACACCACCATCAACAACTACGATACCACGACCGGTCATACTGATACTCTGCAATTCCTTGATGGTATCAGCCCTGATGATGTCGTGGTTCTGCGTGAAGATGACAACCTTTATCTGACGATAATCAGTACCGGTGAAGTCATCACCATCAATAATTACTTCAATACCAATAACGCCTACGTGCTAACCAGTATCACTTTTTCCGATGGCACGATCTGGAGCCTGGATGACATCAAATTGCTGTCTATCAAAGGAACCAGTGGCAGTGATGAACTGACTGGCTTTGAAACCGATGATGCCATTGATGGTCTCGGTGGTAATGACGTCATTTACGGTGGCGATGGTAATGACACTCTGACCGGTGGACAGGGTAACGACGTCATCTATGGCGAAAATGGTAATGACACTATCGATGGTGGCAGCGATCAGGATGAGCTGCATGGTGGTGCCGGTAACGATATTATCAGCGGTGGCAGCGGTCAGGACAAACTCTATGGTGAGGCCGGAAATGACACCCTGCGCGGTGGCGAAGGTCACGACGACTACCTGGAAGGTGGCCTGGGTAACGATACCTATCTCTATGGTATTAATGATGGCGATACCACCATCAACAACTACGACACCACTGTCGGACACACTGACGTCCTGACTTTCCTTGAAGGCATTGATCCTGCGGATGTCACGGTTAAACGCGAAGGTAACAACCTGTATCTGACCATCACCAGTACCGGGGCTGTTATTACCGTCAGCAACTACTTCCATACCAATAACTACTACGTACTCAGCAACATAGAATTTGCTGATGGTACTGTCTGGGATATTGCAACCGTACAACAGATGTCTCTGGCCGGCACCGAAGAGGCTGACACGATTCTCGGTTTCGATACTGACGATACTATCGATGGTTTAAGTGGCGATGACAACATTCAGGCGGGAGCTGGCAACGACACCATTACCGGTGGCAGTGGTAACGATACGCTCTATGGTCAGGATGGCAATGACCTGCTCGAAGGCGGCGCAGATCAGGATATCCTTTATGGTGATGCCGGTAACGATACCCTCCGCGGTGGCGATGGTCAGGACCAACTCTATGGCGGTGCCGGAAACGATATTCTGCACGGCGGTAGCGGCCATGACGACTATCTTGAAGGCGGCCTGGGTGACGATATTTACCAGTTTGCCCTGGGAGATGGTGACACCACCATCAATAACTATGACACCACCAATGGCCACAATGATGTTCTGCAGTTTCTCGACGGTATTAACCCGGATGATGTCACTGTTTCTCGCGTCGACAATCACTTATATCTGACCATTGCCGGCACCGGTGAAGTCATTACTGTTTCGAATTTCTTCGAGACCAGCGACCGCTATACCCTCAGTATCGAATTTGCGAATGGCAGTGAATGGGATGTGGCGGCGATTAAATCCTTGTCTATGAAAGGGACCCAGGATGCCGACACCATCATCGGTTTCGACACCGATGATTTAATTTCCGGCCTTGGTGGCAATGACACCATCTATGGTCGCGGCGGCAACGATACCATTTACGGTAATGATGGCAACGACATACTATACGGTGAACAGGGTAACGATATCCTGGACGGCGGAGATGATCAGGACATCCTCAATGGCGGTGACGGCAACGACATTCTGTATGGTGGTGATGGTCAGGATGAACTCTACGGAGGCGCCGGCAACGATACCCTGGACGGTGGCACCGGTCACGACGACTATCTTGAGGGTGGCCAGGGTGACGACACGTACATCTTCGAATTCGGAGATGGCAATACCACCATTAACAACTATGACACCACGGTCGGCCACAGTGATGTACTGCAGTTTCAGGAAGGTATTGCAGCCAACGATGTATCCGTTACTCGGGACGGTAATAACCTGCTGCTGACCATTGCCGGCAGCGGAGAATTGATTACTGTCAGCAACTATTTTGTCACCAATAACCGTTATGTGCTGAGCGTGGAGTTTACTGATGGCAGCAGCTGGGATGTAGCAACTATTCAAAGGTTGTCCATGCAAACCACAGAAGCCGCCGACAATGTTCTGGGTTTTGACACTGACGATGTTATCTCTGGTCTTGGTGGTAACGACATCATCAATGGTGGTGCCGGTAACGACACGCTGTCTGGTGATGATGGTAACGATACTATTGACGGTGGTGATGGTAACGACATTATCAACGGCGGTGCCGATCAGGATATTCTGAACGGTGGTAACGGCAACGATACACTGAACGGCGGTGTAGGTCAGGACAAACTTTACGGCGGTGCCGGCAACGACGTTATTCGTGGTGGTACCGGACACAACGACTACCTGGAAGGTGGTTCCGGTGACGATACTTATCAGTTTGGTACCGGTGATGGAAATACCACCATCAATAACTATGATACCGGTGTAGGTCATAATGACGTATTGGAATTCCTGGACGGCATAAGTCCGGAAGACGTGACGGTGACACGAGATGGAAACAATTTGTATCTCACCATCGCAGGTACTGAAGAGGTCATCACCGTTTCCAATTATTTTGCCACCAATAATTACTATGTCCTGAGCGCAATCAAGTTTGCTGATGGTACCAGCTGGAATGTCGAAACCGTTCAGCAGATGTCATTGCTACAGGCGACCGAAGATGCCGATACCCTGCTGGGTTTCGATTCTGACGATACTATCGTCGGTCTGGGAGGTAATGACAACATTCAGGGAGGTAGCGGGAATGACACGCTGAGTGGCGATGCCGGCAATGACACATTGTATGGACAGGACGGAAACGACACCATTTATGGAGGTGAAGATCAGGATACTCTTTACGGTGGCAACGGTAACGATACATTGTTCGGTGATGGCGGTCAGGACAAACTCTATGGTCAGGCAGGTAACGATATTCTGCGTGGCGGTAGCGGTCACGATGACTATCTTCAAGGCGACGCCGGCAACGATGTCTATCAGTTTGATAGCGGTGATGGCAATACCACGATCAACAACTACGATACCTCTAACAGCAACGATACCCTGCAATTCCTCGAAGGCGTAGATGCCGATGACATAACCCTCGGTAGGAACGGTGACAACCTGACACTGACCATCGGCAGTACCGGGGAAATAGTAACTGTCAGCAATTATTTTGCTTATGGCAATTATACGTTGCAGAACATCGTATTCGCCGATGGAACCAGTTGGGATCTTCGTCAGGTGCAGGTGTTATCGATGCAGGGCACCGATCTTGGAGACACAATCACTGGTTTTGGCACCGATGACAGCATTGCCGGTCTTGATGGCAACGACATTATTAACGCTGGTAACGGCAACGACACCATCAACGGAAATAATGGCAACGATACACTTCATGGCAACGCCGGCAACGATACAATCTATGGAGACAGTGGTCGTGACACGCTGTACGGTGACCAGGGTAACGATGCACTCTACGGGGGCTCCGGCAAGGATGCACTCTATGGTGGGGATGGCAATGACACTTTGCGCGGTGAAGGCGGTAATGGCGATTACCTCAGCGGCGGCGATGGTAATGACACCTATCTGTTTGGTCTGGGGGATGGTGATACCACGATCAACAATTACGATTATATCGCCAGCAGTAACCATTACTCGGATACTCTGCAGTTTTTGGAGGGTATCTCCACCGAGGATGTCAGCCTCAGCCGCTCCGGTAATAACCTGCTGATAACGCTGACCACCACCGGTGAGACCATTACCATCCAGAATCATTTCACCTATACCAGCAGTAGTTGGGATACTCGTCGTTACCGTCTCGACAACATCCGCTTCGACGATGGAACCACCTGGAACGCTACCACCCTGGATAGACTCGGGCCCACAACTCTGGCAACAGCGACAGACACAACCACGGTTGAAACGGACACCAGTACACTGGCAACCCGGCAGGTGGATCAGTTGATCAACGCCATGGCTACTTACAATATTGCCGAAGGCGCGGGTAACGTCATTCTGCAGGATGAACAGGAGGCTCTCAAACCAATGTTAGTGGCCAATTGGCAATAA